A genome region from Microbacterium sp. CGR2 includes the following:
- a CDS encoding glycosyltransferase, with product MIAILSAFTLLLGVTFVAYVVSILVPFLRHRPVAEGNPHEFEWHIFIPCRDEAVVIDQTIARARNDFPMAHVWVIDDDSDDETAAITESHALVDDHVHLVRRVRPNARTGKGDALNSAYDALQEWLPADADHSRVIVAVVDADGELAPNALEVVSSPEIFGESKTGAAQIAVWMKNRDDPRPLPDQGRLANAFARNLIRMQDLEFRTVISGMQALRARTGTVGLGGNGQFTRLDVLDAIGRGYGRPWHGALLEDYELGVHVMLAGYEVRHVYDTHVSQEALPSLRRLLTQRTRWAQGNIQCVKYLKDIFNSSNVDTGGVIESAYYLLLPFLQILGGIALLILTGTAIAFGIQHPDVIESNIGQVWGLLALNIIFSVTPFAIWGIVYKLKCEPEASWARALFWGLEVWLYVYNIYICIARAFVRVARGKNGWSKTRRNAEAHVVVAGSVAVEQ from the coding sequence ATGATCGCTATTCTCAGCGCTTTCACGCTTCTTCTCGGTGTGACGTTCGTCGCATACGTCGTCAGCATCCTGGTGCCATTCCTGCGTCATCGGCCCGTCGCAGAGGGAAACCCGCACGAGTTCGAGTGGCACATCTTCATTCCCTGCCGTGACGAGGCGGTGGTCATCGATCAGACGATCGCCCGTGCGCGCAACGATTTCCCCATGGCGCACGTGTGGGTGATCGACGACGACAGTGACGACGAGACTGCGGCGATCACCGAATCGCACGCCCTGGTCGACGACCACGTCCACCTCGTACGGCGGGTCCGTCCGAATGCCCGGACGGGTAAAGGAGATGCGCTGAACTCGGCATACGACGCACTTCAGGAGTGGCTCCCAGCGGACGCGGACCATTCGCGCGTGATCGTCGCGGTGGTCGATGCCGACGGAGAACTCGCCCCCAACGCGCTCGAGGTCGTCTCCTCTCCGGAGATCTTCGGAGAGTCCAAGACCGGTGCCGCTCAGATAGCGGTGTGGATGAAGAATCGCGACGACCCTCGTCCGCTTCCCGACCAGGGTCGCCTTGCGAACGCCTTCGCCCGCAATCTCATTCGCATGCAGGACCTGGAATTCCGTACGGTGATTTCGGGAATGCAGGCGCTGCGGGCGCGGACGGGCACGGTGGGCCTCGGCGGTAACGGCCAGTTCACACGACTCGACGTGCTGGATGCGATCGGCCGGGGCTACGGGCGGCCGTGGCACGGTGCACTCCTCGAAGATTACGAACTCGGCGTTCACGTCATGCTCGCCGGCTACGAGGTGCGCCACGTGTACGACACTCATGTCTCACAGGAGGCGCTCCCCAGCCTTCGGCGGTTGCTCACCCAGCGCACGCGTTGGGCCCAGGGGAACATCCAGTGCGTGAAGTACCTCAAGGACATCTTCAACTCGAGCAACGTCGACACCGGCGGCGTCATCGAATCGGCGTATTACCTCCTGCTGCCGTTCCTGCAGATACTGGGCGGAATCGCTCTCCTGATCCTTACGGGCACCGCAATCGCATTCGGTATTCAGCACCCGGACGTCATCGAGTCGAATATCGGACAGGTCTGGGGCCTTCTGGCCCTCAACATCATCTTCTCGGTCACACCGTTCGCTATCTGGGGCATCGTCTACAAGCTCAAGTGCGAGCCTGAGGCCTCGTGGGCTCGGGCACTCTTCTGGGGTCTCGAGGTGTGGCTTTACGTCTACAACATCTACATCTGCATCGCACGGGCGTTCGTCCGTGTGGCGCGCGGCAAGAACGGCTGGTCGAAAACACGACGGAATGCCGAGGCTCATGTCGTGGTGGCTGGATCGGTGGCGGTCGAGCAGTGA
- the wecB gene encoding non-hydrolyzing UDP-N-acetylglucosamine 2-epimerase — MNDRGQDIAVVLGTRPEIIKLAPVIKELGDRAWVIHTGQHYDGELAGQHFAELGLDEPDVRLTGVGGSGRGKQIARMLSALTEIFVERRPAAVIVQGDTNTVSAGAQAANYLDIPVIHVEAGLRSNDRGMPEEINRLVTSALADVHCAPTELNADALLDQGVTPEAVFHTGNTVVEATLAAVERGSEDIASWFPDGILPDRYVLATIHRPENTDTEPALRRILEGLRHVDAPVLFLAHPRTRNAIERFGLTDLLWGLIVRGAPASAEFLALARNASLLISDSGGVQEECTIIRVPLAVVRRSTERPEAVEAGFARLVPPHLDLAHEANAMLADERLRETVHHAPSPFGDGHASSRIAQVAFALADGASPSAAVRSAADARVARRAA, encoded by the coding sequence ATGAACGATCGTGGGCAAGACATCGCGGTGGTGCTCGGTACAAGACCTGAAATCATCAAACTCGCTCCCGTCATCAAAGAGCTCGGCGACAGGGCGTGGGTCATCCACACCGGCCAGCACTATGACGGGGAACTCGCCGGGCAGCATTTCGCTGAGCTCGGCCTCGACGAACCCGACGTCCGGCTCACCGGCGTCGGCGGTAGCGGTCGCGGCAAGCAGATCGCGCGAATGCTGTCGGCGCTGACCGAGATCTTCGTAGAACGCCGACCCGCAGCGGTCATCGTCCAGGGAGACACCAATACTGTCTCGGCGGGCGCCCAGGCGGCGAACTACCTCGACATCCCCGTCATCCATGTGGAAGCCGGGCTCCGGTCGAACGACCGGGGGATGCCGGAAGAGATCAACCGTCTCGTGACGAGCGCACTCGCCGACGTGCATTGTGCTCCCACCGAACTCAACGCCGACGCCCTTCTCGATCAAGGGGTGACGCCCGAGGCGGTGTTCCACACCGGGAACACCGTCGTCGAGGCGACACTTGCCGCTGTCGAACGCGGCTCGGAAGACATCGCAAGTTGGTTCCCCGACGGAATCCTCCCCGACCGTTACGTCCTGGCGACGATCCACCGTCCCGAGAACACCGACACCGAGCCGGCCCTCCGACGCATCCTCGAAGGGCTCCGGCACGTCGACGCTCCGGTGCTCTTCCTGGCGCACCCTCGCACCCGCAATGCGATCGAGCGGTTCGGGTTGACCGACCTGCTCTGGGGGCTGATCGTTCGCGGCGCCCCTGCTTCGGCTGAGTTCCTCGCGCTCGCCAGGAACGCCTCGCTGCTGATCTCCGATTCCGGAGGCGTCCAGGAGGAATGCACGATCATCCGCGTGCCGTTGGCCGTCGTCCGCCGCAGCACCGAGCGCCCTGAAGCCGTCGAGGCCGGATTCGCTCGTCTGGTGCCGCCGCACCTCGACCTCGCACACGAGGCGAACGCGATGCTCGCCGACGAACGTCTTCGCGAGACGGTGCACCATGCGCCGAGCCCGTTCGGAGACGGCCACGCCAGCAGCCGCATCGCTCAGGTCGCCTTCGCACTCGCCGACGGCGCGTCTCCCTCCGCTGCTGTCCGCAGTGCGGCAGATGCCCGCGTCGCTCGTCGCGCAGCCTGA
- a CDS encoding exosortase/archaeosortase family protein gives MTAITATRRGRREGGVRKTPVRIGVFALLLLVSAGMLWTEAAFRTLEAAAAASWLNLFLGPVTSSGPHYLVPIGDTGAVLLRVSPECSVLLLIIPILVILSFFALHGRTPLPRVILAALVTIAGLFLVNQIRLGVIAVATNVWGMDPGYELSHVLVGSLIGILGFVGALLAALLIMGVRRKRR, from the coding sequence GTGACCGCTATCACGGCGACCCGCCGAGGCAGGCGGGAGGGCGGGGTCCGGAAGACACCAGTCCGCATCGGTGTCTTCGCGCTGCTGCTGCTTGTCAGCGCAGGGATGCTCTGGACAGAGGCCGCGTTCCGCACGCTCGAAGCCGCTGCGGCCGCGTCGTGGCTCAACCTCTTCTTGGGCCCGGTGACCTCGTCCGGTCCCCACTATCTGGTCCCGATCGGCGACACCGGCGCGGTGCTGTTGCGAGTGAGTCCCGAGTGCTCTGTGCTCCTGCTCATCATCCCGATCCTCGTGATCCTCAGCTTCTTCGCGCTGCACGGCCGCACGCCGTTGCCCCGGGTCATCCTCGCCGCGCTCGTCACGATCGCAGGGCTCTTCCTGGTCAACCAGATCCGCCTCGGCGTGATCGCGGTGGCCACCAACGTCTGGGGCATGGATCCCGGCTACGAACTGAGCCACGTCCTCGTGGGCTCCCTCATCGGCATCCTCGGTTTCGTCGGTGCTCTGTTGGCGGCGCTGCTCATCATGGGCGTCCGCCGAAAGCGGCGCTGA
- a CDS encoding LuxR family transcriptional regulator — translation MVFNGRDRIDSSRAQTLQRALGLVKSGESVDIYGRRFSGRSHFLAKLREELEDDGWAVVTVAGVSSLQGTPLAALDIAGLVSNPRAGSGVRAAVMALVELAKTRRTVVLVDDWNALDETTWGVITAAQEIARIPIARTSLRRRDRRLTPTGREATTSPRMFAIDLVPLRIDELEEVLVEVLGGPVEASLVSRVFGKSAGIVGLAVSIVVAARSQGALRFVDEVWTVVEGLWVPELARIVESYLSDVSLAELDTLEALALVGALDVDTAREALDWAAVESLEDRALVRFHRSGSRTFLNIIPPLVAEYLGHERSASRRSRMTDQLGKLENLLGHLQPDVDEKVPNLREPDAFFVRMLSEKSRSDLKIARAQWERGLDCKTGAKYLRLLNEQHAHPDEIRDVLARTDADSGDRASRARFKVFEAWWRAYHGHDLDGALELLAEDPESYGPYSGLLDVARVDLLAHLRQVPEDFEELLELRADMPPVVFLAVAECRAIQLLTLGRVEEARRVLERRSSDLAGEATHPRHLIEGLLLVFEGDLDGALQLADISFAEARDELDVRALRAHSYLTALSLFLSGRYREVEPLVDMVLALGEPPHFPQRVHSGMLAIGAVVAMRRGKTETATTFVGAMKKLPTRDTLLPFTRWPEVQELVLADDDSAAAAALLWDDAADLWSRGGRLSALLSQIAAVGLNPRRDWLDALRSRVDLIDSPLLQAQADSVEMLREQDADVRDIAVPRLHLIGDEPAGADAHDLFEFRQVRPRLSDREVEVARLIAQGLSNQQIAQRLTLSPRTVENHVHRALRKTGGTRRADLMVVVQDDGVR, via the coding sequence ATGGTCTTCAACGGCCGAGACAGAATTGATTCCAGCCGCGCACAGACGCTGCAGCGAGCTCTCGGGCTCGTGAAGAGCGGCGAAAGCGTCGACATCTACGGACGGCGTTTCTCCGGCCGCAGCCACTTCCTCGCCAAGCTTCGCGAGGAGCTCGAGGACGACGGCTGGGCGGTGGTCACCGTCGCGGGCGTGTCGTCGCTGCAGGGTACGCCTCTTGCGGCGCTCGACATCGCCGGACTCGTGTCGAACCCGAGAGCCGGGTCGGGCGTACGGGCTGCAGTGATGGCGCTGGTGGAGCTCGCGAAGACCCGACGCACGGTCGTGCTCGTCGATGACTGGAACGCCCTCGACGAGACGACGTGGGGCGTCATCACCGCCGCGCAGGAGATCGCCCGCATCCCGATCGCCCGCACCTCGCTCCGCCGCCGTGACCGACGCCTCACCCCGACCGGACGGGAGGCGACCACATCGCCGCGAATGTTCGCGATCGACCTCGTGCCCCTGCGTATCGACGAGCTGGAGGAGGTCTTGGTCGAGGTGCTCGGAGGCCCTGTCGAGGCATCTCTGGTGTCACGGGTCTTCGGGAAGTCCGCGGGCATCGTGGGCCTCGCGGTGAGCATCGTCGTCGCGGCCCGATCGCAGGGCGCGCTCAGATTCGTCGACGAGGTGTGGACCGTGGTCGAAGGACTGTGGGTTCCGGAACTGGCGCGCATCGTCGAGTCGTACCTGAGCGACGTGTCGTTGGCGGAGCTCGACACCCTCGAGGCTCTCGCGCTTGTCGGAGCTCTGGATGTCGACACCGCGCGGGAAGCGCTGGACTGGGCCGCCGTGGAAAGCCTGGAGGACCGCGCGCTCGTGCGGTTCCACCGGTCGGGATCGCGCACATTCCTCAACATCATCCCGCCGCTGGTGGCGGAGTACCTCGGGCACGAGCGCAGCGCATCCCGTCGCTCTCGCATGACCGACCAGCTGGGCAAGCTCGAGAATCTCCTCGGGCACCTTCAGCCTGACGTCGACGAGAAGGTCCCGAATCTGCGTGAGCCCGATGCCTTCTTCGTGCGGATGCTGTCTGAGAAATCGCGGTCGGATCTGAAGATCGCGCGCGCGCAATGGGAACGGGGGCTCGATTGCAAGACCGGCGCGAAGTACCTGCGACTGCTGAACGAACAGCACGCCCATCCGGACGAGATTCGAGACGTTCTCGCGCGGACCGATGCGGACAGCGGCGATCGAGCGAGTCGCGCGCGGTTCAAGGTCTTCGAAGCCTGGTGGCGTGCGTACCACGGCCACGATCTCGACGGAGCGCTGGAGCTCTTGGCCGAGGATCCGGAGTCGTATGGTCCGTACAGCGGCCTGCTCGATGTCGCACGGGTCGACCTGTTGGCTCATCTGCGCCAGGTGCCCGAGGATTTCGAGGAGCTCCTCGAACTCCGCGCCGACATGCCGCCCGTCGTGTTCCTCGCCGTCGCTGAGTGTCGTGCCATTCAACTTCTGACGCTCGGTCGCGTCGAAGAAGCACGACGCGTCCTGGAACGACGGTCGAGCGACCTAGCCGGAGAGGCTACGCATCCGCGACACCTGATCGAAGGTCTTCTCCTCGTCTTCGAAGGCGATCTCGACGGCGCGCTTCAGCTCGCGGACATCTCGTTCGCTGAGGCGCGCGATGAACTCGATGTTCGCGCCCTGCGTGCACACTCGTATCTCACTGCCTTGAGCCTCTTCCTCTCGGGGCGCTACCGCGAGGTCGAGCCGCTCGTCGACATGGTGCTCGCCCTCGGTGAGCCGCCGCACTTCCCGCAACGCGTGCACTCGGGCATGCTCGCCATCGGAGCCGTGGTCGCCATGCGGAGAGGCAAGACGGAGACGGCAACGACGTTCGTCGGCGCGATGAAGAAGCTGCCCACGCGAGACACTCTGCTGCCGTTCACCCGGTGGCCGGAGGTTCAAGAGTTGGTGCTCGCCGACGATGACTCGGCGGCGGCGGCCGCCCTGCTCTGGGACGATGCCGCCGACCTCTGGTCCCGCGGTGGGCGCCTGTCCGCCCTGCTGAGTCAGATCGCAGCCGTCGGCCTGAACCCCCGGCGCGACTGGCTGGACGCTCTTCGCTCGCGCGTGGATCTCATCGATTCTCCGCTCCTGCAGGCGCAGGCGGACTCCGTGGAGATGCTCCGGGAGCAGGATGCCGACGTGCGCGATATCGCCGTGCCTCGCCTGCACCTGATCGGCGACGAACCCGCGGGCGCCGACGCTCACGACCTATTCGAGTTCCGCCAGGTGCGCCCTCGGCTGAGCGATCGCGAGGTGGAGGTTGCACGTCTCATCGCCCAGGGGCTCTCGAATCAGCAGATCGCGCAACGCCTGACGCTCAGCCCGCGGACCGTGGAGAACCACGTGCACCGCGCGTTGCGCAAGACAGGCGGAACCCGCCGCGCCGACCTGATGGTCGTGGTTCAGGACGACGGAGTGCGCTGA
- a CDS encoding LuxR C-terminal-related transcriptional regulator — protein MGIPESTAPLTPLTGVELTRVARDWAHQRSLIVVGDHGSGRSDVVDEIVRRRGRTAEVRRSRSFADERDPYTVLLALGLVDSADPAVAPEGLARTIAGTVPPLTLVLENAEYVDALSLRALMALVRIRDDVRLIAEMDRSIAALQSTDLTARIPRIVLEPLDKAAIADVMERACGARPTATAVATMEIRSRGNFRSVLWLIELSKLHDGIRREHGAVRVLVPRPDQVEAVPDWSIEPSLHGNPAATALALAGGLTVAQLTRLDLVEACADLEAAGLTAVIDGLVRLPSPAIVKDVASRLGGVARHATLSAIVEALEAGEIAPLTAGALADWCRTTGVPLPLSYRAPAIRWFVYLGRHEEATELHAGTEIDDPRALADLALAYVATGRFDEAVAVAKAIAADERAATGAAWLAVVLGTLREGVDGSCAAAVGDFLSRDDLATTTRGAVSAWYDLLVPGDRGSGEGAIPLGSGENSRRVNAAAAARALLRGRPVAAGSMLISPPSSFEFAVDRDVDRFLRFTTRLLAPDLPGAMDALMATREAGATDGLTTLLAAGHDVYAGNIADAWLDISRLIEEEGDRGAGLDSLAWAIASIASSMLGETSRAHAEYERALGRTTNSSITAAAALHIRGIAATQLNPSRHDDGVIAYRAAADAARRLRFPLLGMLATYRLAHELGEGRRSALLRGLAELNVADEPTDGVPGLFAEMASAMEKRDLRRLITVFQRLQGAGLIQDSKVLAMRLIRDAAAELPETTRRAVARLARFDFRRSEQGSTALTKREREVAALVAAGRTDREIGQALKCSPRTVGVHVSRILRKLGLPNRHALTADLADRHGAIGA, from the coding sequence ATGGGGATTCCGGAATCCACGGCACCGCTCACGCCGCTGACGGGCGTCGAGCTGACGAGGGTAGCGCGCGATTGGGCGCACCAGCGCTCTCTCATCGTCGTGGGCGACCACGGCTCGGGACGCAGCGACGTGGTCGATGAGATCGTCCGTCGCCGGGGCAGGACGGCGGAGGTGCGGCGCTCACGGTCCTTCGCTGACGAGCGAGACCCCTACACGGTTCTGCTCGCTCTGGGGCTCGTCGATTCGGCGGACCCGGCGGTCGCACCCGAGGGGCTCGCGCGAACGATCGCCGGCACAGTACCCCCGCTCACCCTCGTGCTGGAGAACGCGGAGTACGTCGACGCGCTGAGCCTCCGGGCATTGATGGCGCTCGTGCGGATCCGCGACGACGTACGGCTGATCGCCGAGATGGATCGATCGATCGCGGCGCTGCAGTCCACCGATCTCACGGCTCGTATACCGCGGATCGTGCTCGAGCCGCTCGACAAAGCCGCCATCGCGGACGTCATGGAGCGAGCCTGTGGTGCGCGCCCTACGGCGACCGCGGTGGCGACGATGGAGATCCGCTCGCGCGGCAACTTCCGCTCGGTGCTGTGGCTCATCGAGCTGTCGAAGCTTCACGACGGCATCCGACGCGAGCATGGAGCCGTCCGAGTCCTCGTTCCCCGGCCAGATCAGGTGGAGGCGGTCCCGGATTGGTCGATCGAACCCAGCCTGCATGGAAATCCCGCCGCGACGGCGCTCGCGCTCGCCGGAGGACTCACCGTCGCGCAGCTCACACGGCTGGATCTCGTGGAGGCGTGTGCCGATCTGGAAGCGGCCGGTCTGACTGCCGTGATCGACGGTCTCGTCCGGCTTCCCTCCCCGGCGATCGTGAAAGACGTCGCGTCCCGGCTCGGCGGTGTCGCCCGCCACGCAACGCTCTCAGCGATCGTCGAGGCTCTGGAGGCCGGCGAGATAGCGCCGCTCACGGCAGGAGCGCTCGCGGACTGGTGTCGCACCACGGGTGTTCCGCTACCGCTCAGCTACCGGGCTCCGGCGATCCGATGGTTCGTCTATCTCGGCAGGCACGAGGAAGCCACAGAGCTGCACGCCGGAACAGAGATCGACGACCCGCGCGCGCTGGCGGACCTGGCTCTGGCCTACGTCGCCACGGGCCGCTTTGACGAAGCCGTCGCAGTGGCGAAGGCGATCGCCGCCGACGAACGCGCAGCGACGGGCGCGGCCTGGTTGGCCGTCGTCCTGGGAACCCTGCGCGAAGGGGTGGACGGGAGCTGCGCAGCCGCCGTCGGCGATTTCCTCTCCCGTGACGATCTCGCGACCACCACGAGAGGCGCGGTCAGCGCGTGGTACGACCTGCTCGTTCCAGGAGATCGCGGGAGCGGCGAGGGCGCGATACCGCTCGGCTCGGGGGAGAACTCGCGCCGGGTGAATGCGGCCGCCGCTGCTCGGGCCTTGCTGAGAGGACGCCCGGTGGCGGCAGGATCGATGTTGATCTCCCCGCCTTCGAGCTTCGAATTCGCTGTCGACCGCGACGTCGACCGGTTCCTGCGTTTCACGACACGGCTGCTGGCGCCCGATCTCCCGGGGGCGATGGACGCTCTGATGGCGACGCGGGAGGCGGGTGCGACCGATGGGCTGACGACCCTGCTCGCGGCGGGGCACGACGTCTACGCCGGCAACATCGCCGATGCCTGGCTGGACATCTCCCGGTTGATCGAGGAGGAGGGAGATCGTGGCGCCGGTCTGGACTCGCTCGCCTGGGCGATCGCTTCGATCGCGAGCTCCATGCTCGGCGAAACCTCCCGTGCGCACGCGGAGTACGAGCGCGCGCTCGGGCGGACGACGAACTCATCGATCACCGCGGCAGCCGCACTCCACATCCGTGGTATCGCGGCCACTCAGCTGAATCCGTCCCGCCACGACGACGGCGTGATCGCCTACCGCGCTGCCGCTGACGCGGCTCGCCGTCTGCGGTTCCCGCTGCTCGGGATGCTGGCGACCTACCGACTCGCGCACGAGCTGGGCGAAGGCCGGCGATCAGCGTTGCTGCGCGGACTCGCTGAGCTCAACGTTGCGGATGAGCCGACGGACGGTGTGCCCGGTTTGTTCGCCGAGATGGCTTCGGCGATGGAGAAGCGCGACCTCCGTCGCCTCATCACCGTCTTCCAGCGGCTTCAGGGGGCCGGTCTGATCCAGGACAGCAAGGTGCTCGCGATGCGCTTGATCCGGGATGCTGCTGCGGAGCTCCCGGAGACCACGCGCCGAGCCGTCGCCCGCCTGGCACGGTTCGATTTCCGACGCAGCGAGCAAGGATCGACCGCTCTCACGAAACGGGAGCGCGAAGTGGCAGCCTTGGTGGCCGCAGGGCGTACCGACCGGGAGATCGGCCAGGCGTTGAAATGCTCGCCGCGAACGGTCGGCGTGCACGTCAGTCGCATCCTGCGAAAGCTCGGGCTTCCGAATCGGCACGCGCTCACGGCCGATCTGGCGGATAGGCACGGCGCTATCGGCGCCTGA